The following proteins come from a genomic window of Streptococcus oralis:
- a CDS encoding YbaB/EbfC family nucleoid-associated protein — protein sequence MMNMQNMMRQAQKLQKQMEQSQAELAAMQFVGKSAQDLVQATLTGDKKVVSIDFSPAVVDPEDLETLSDMTVQAINAALEQIDETTKKKLGAFAGKLPF from the coding sequence ATGATGAACATGCAAAACATGATGCGCCAAGCACAAAAACTTCAAAAACAAATGGAACAAAGTCAAGCAGAACTCGCTGCTATGCAATTTGTTGGAAAATCTGCTCAAGATCTTGTCCAAGCGACCTTAACTGGAGATAAGAAAGTTGTTAGCATTGACTTCAGTCCAGCAGTTGTAGATCCAGAAGACCTAGAAACCTTGTCTGATATGACCGTTCAAGCCATCAACGCTGCTCTTGAACAAATTGATGAAACGACTAAGAAGAAACTAGGAGCTTTCGCTGGAAAATTACCATTCTAA
- a CDS encoding glycerophosphoryl diester phosphodiesterase membrane domain-containing protein, with product MKPEKPKKLGFRKIYLNLDKVLFLFFLIFMMVEYLWLPLNSFLAGLLLSQTGYLFISYNNIFAIITSSPLISLAFLVLIVINFLVAYFQICLLFIGARHLLYHEKRTLIEYSRKVFQQSFLFMKRLSFCKMAFLFFYVAMLFPFIRKILKIYYLNKIVIPDFIVTYLEDKHWLVGLMIFASAWILLYVSVRLMFALPKILFEKRTVREGVKYSLQKTKKQVLFYAWNLLLIIIKTYLFFFLLLTPLLMGQIVIDNLTQKESLILGVINFVLIKNIHYMALTYFLVKFVSFLTGEELEIMPRRKKDHLMRWGVMGCASIFFALEGYIYLEAPVTNTPLIISHRGVSNKNGVQNTVQSLEKTAQLKPDLIEMDVQETKDGQFVMMHDANLKNLAGINANPQDLTLEELTGLDISENGYRTKISSFDDYLNRANELHQRLLIEIKTSKKDSPQMMERFLEKYGPIIKQYGHQMQSLDYHVIDQVLKYDSTIPAYFILPYNSIFPKTKATGYTMEYSTLDEYFVTKLWYTEQKLYVWTINSSDALDKSLQLSVDGMITDDMEMLQETLAAAQEDPEYTDLLLKKATEFFNF from the coding sequence ATGAAACCTGAAAAACCTAAAAAGCTAGGTTTTAGGAAAATTTACCTCAACCTAGATAAAGTTCTCTTCCTCTTTTTCTTAATTTTCATGATGGTGGAATATCTGTGGTTACCTCTCAATTCCTTTCTTGCTGGTCTTTTACTCAGCCAGACGGGCTATTTGTTTATTTCTTACAATAATATTTTTGCCATTATCACGAGTTCTCCTTTAATCAGTCTGGCTTTTCTCGTCTTGATTGTAATCAATTTTTTGGTGGCCTATTTCCAGATTTGCCTCCTCTTTATTGGGGCGCGTCACCTTCTCTACCACGAAAAGAGAACCTTGATTGAGTACAGTCGCAAAGTTTTCCAGCAAAGTTTTCTATTCATGAAACGCTTGAGCTTCTGCAAGATGGCTTTTCTATTCTTCTACGTAGCCATGCTCTTTCCTTTCATCAGGAAAATTTTAAAAATTTATTACTTAAATAAAATCGTTATTCCAGACTTTATTGTGACTTATCTGGAAGACAAGCACTGGCTCGTAGGCTTGATGATTTTTGCATCTGCTTGGATTTTGCTCTATGTGTCTGTCCGACTCATGTTTGCCCTTCCGAAGATTCTCTTTGAAAAGAGGACTGTGAGAGAAGGAGTAAAATATAGCCTACAAAAGACAAAGAAACAAGTTCTCTTTTATGCTTGGAACTTGCTACTCATTATTATTAAAACCTATCTCTTTTTCTTCCTTCTCTTGACTCCCTTGCTAATGGGACAGATTGTAATTGACAATTTAACACAGAAAGAATCACTGATTCTTGGAGTTATCAACTTTGTCTTGATAAAAAACATCCACTATATGGCGTTGACCTATTTCCTTGTTAAGTTTGTCTCCTTTTTGACCGGTGAGGAACTGGAGATTATGCCAAGAAGAAAAAAAGATCATTTGATGAGATGGGGAGTTATGGGCTGCGCTAGTATCTTTTTTGCGCTGGAAGGTTATATCTATCTGGAAGCTCCTGTGACAAATACCCCTTTAATCATTTCACATAGGGGCGTTTCAAATAAAAATGGTGTACAAAACACTGTACAGTCTTTGGAAAAAACAGCGCAATTGAAACCAGATTTGATTGAAATGGATGTACAGGAGACCAAAGATGGTCAGTTTGTGATGATGCATGACGCCAATCTTAAGAACTTAGCAGGTATCAACGCTAATCCTCAAGACTTGACTCTAGAGGAGTTGACAGGGTTAGATATTTCTGAAAATGGCTATCGAACCAAGATATCTAGTTTTGATGACTATCTCAATCGCGCGAATGAACTTCATCAAAGATTGTTGATTGAAATTAAAACCAGTAAAAAAGACAGTCCACAAATGATGGAACGTTTCCTAGAGAAGTATGGCCCTATTATCAAGCAGTATGGTCATCAGATGCAATCACTAGACTATCATGTGATTGACCAAGTTTTGAAATATGATTCGACTATTCCAGCTTATTTCATCTTGCCTTATAATAGTATTTTCCCAAAAACCAAGGCAACGGGCTATACCATGGAGTATTCAACATTGGATGAATATTTTGTTACTAAACTTTGGTATACAGAACAAAAGCTTTACGTATGGACCATCAATAGCTCTGATGCACTTGATAAATCGTTGCAGTTGTCAGTGGATGGGATGATTACAGATGACATGGAGATGCTACAGGAGACTTTAGCAGCAGCTCAGGAAGATCCAGAATACACCGATCTTCTTTTGAAAAAAGCTACGGAATTCTTTAATTTTTAA
- a CDS encoding 3'-5' exonuclease — protein sequence MEKLRDYIAFDLEFNQHEGVTHLIQVSAVRFQDGQEIGAFDSYVHTSVPLKSFINGLTGITAETLKDAPKVEQVLQDFQAFVGNSPIVGYNAANSDLPILLEHGLDYRDQYKVDLYDEAFERRSSDLHGIANLKLQTVANFLGFKGQSHNSLEDARMTARVYEAFLESDEGKLLLEEQSNLSMNPFGGLDLSQFLD from the coding sequence ATGGAAAAATTAAGAGATTATATCGCCTTTGACTTAGAATTCAATCAACACGAAGGAGTTACCCATTTAATTCAGGTATCAGCAGTTCGTTTTCAAGATGGTCAAGAGATAGGTGCCTTTGATTCTTATGTCCATACCAGCGTGCCTTTAAAGAGTTTTATTAATGGTTTGACAGGAATTACAGCTGAAACCTTGAAAGATGCGCCAAAAGTAGAACAAGTTTTACAGGACTTTCAGGCATTTGTTGGCAATTCACCTATCGTTGGTTACAATGCAGCTAATAGTGATTTGCCTATTCTCTTGGAGCATGGCTTGGACTATCGTGACCAGTACAAGGTCGACCTATATGATGAGGCTTTTGAACGTCGTAGTTCCGACCTACACGGCATAGCTAATCTCAAATTGCAAACTGTGGCGAATTTCTTAGGCTTTAAAGGTCAATCGCATAATAGTTTAGAAGATGCCCGCATGACGGCGCGTGTTTATGAAGCCTTTTTGGAATCGGATGAAGGAAAACTATTGTTAGAAGAACAAAGTAATCTATCTATGAATCCCTTTGGCGGGTTAGATTTATCTCAATTTCTAGACTAG
- the rocS gene encoding chromosome segregation protein RocS, with amino-acid sequence MSIEMTVSEIAEVLGLSRQAINNRVKELPEEDTKKNDKGVTVVTRSGLIKLEEIYKKTIFEDEPVSDDVKQRELMEILVDEKNAEILRLYEQLKAKDQQLAEKDEQMRIKDRQIAEKDKQLDQQQQLTLQAMKDQESLKLELDQAKEEVQATKKGFFARLFGGK; translated from the coding sequence ATGAGTATTGAAATGACCGTCAGCGAGATTGCAGAGGTCTTAGGACTATCTCGTCAGGCAATCAACAATCGTGTCAAAGAACTTCCCGAAGAGGACACGAAAAAAAATGACAAAGGTGTAACAGTAGTTACTCGAAGTGGCTTGATTAAGCTAGAAGAAATCTATAAAAAAACGATTTTTGAAGATGAACCAGTCAGTGATGATGTCAAACAACGCGAACTGATGGAAATCTTGGTCGATGAGAAAAATGCTGAAATTCTTCGTTTGTACGAGCAACTCAAGGCCAAGGACCAGCAACTGGCAGAAAAAGATGAGCAGATGCGCATCAAAGACCGCCAGATTGCAGAAAAGGACAAACAATTGGACCAGCAGCAACAGTTAACTCTTCAAGCTATGAAGGATCAAGAAAGCTTGAAACTCGAGTTGGACCAAGCAAAAGAAGAAGTCCAAGCAACCAAAAAAGGCTTTTTTGCTCGCCTGTTTGGAGGAAAATAA
- a CDS encoding 5'-methylthioadenosine/adenosylhomocysteine nucleosidase codes for MKIGIIAAMPEELLHLTQNLDRAQEVQVLGNTYYTGTVGKTEVVLVQSGVGKVMSAMSVAVLADHFQVDAVINTGSAGAVAEGIAVGDVVIADKLAYHDVDVTAFGYAYGQMAGQPLYFESDKNFIARIKENLSQLEQNWHLGLIATGDSFIAGDDKIASIKSHFPDVLAVEMEGAAIAQAAQALGLPFLVIRAMSDNANHEASISFDEFIIEAGRRSAQVLLAFLKVMD; via the coding sequence ATGAAAATTGGAATCATTGCTGCCATGCCAGAAGAGCTCCTACACTTGACTCAGAATTTAGATAGAGCACAAGAAGTCCAAGTCCTCGGAAATACTTACTACACTGGCACTGTTGGCAAGACAGAAGTTGTCCTAGTTCAGAGTGGGGTTGGAAAGGTCATGTCAGCTATGAGTGTAGCGGTGTTAGCTGACCATTTCCAAGTGGATGCCGTTATCAATACAGGATCAGCAGGTGCAGTTGCAGAAGGGATTGCCGTTGGAGATGTAGTGATTGCGGATAAATTGGCTTACCATGATGTGGATGTAACTGCTTTTGGCTATGCTTATGGTCAGATGGCTGGTCAACCTCTTTACTTTGAATCCGATAAGAACTTTATCGCTAGGATTAAAGAGAATTTATCTCAATTAGAACAGAACTGGCACCTAGGATTGATTGCCACAGGGGATAGCTTTATAGCTGGAGATGATAAGATTGCTAGTATCAAATCCCACTTTCCGGATGTTTTAGCAGTTGAAATGGAAGGGGCAGCGATTGCACAGGCAGCTCAGGCTCTTGGCCTACCTTTCCTAGTCATTCGTGCCATGAGCGACAATGCCAATCACGAGGCTTCTATCTCTTTTGATGAGTTTATCATTGAAGCTGGACGTCGTTCTGCCCAAGTTTTACTGGCCTTTTTAAAGGTTATGGATTAA